The following DNA comes from Gloeomargarita sp. SKYB120.
CCGCCTCTGCAAGTAGTACAGCAGCCTGGTGGGAACAGGTACAGGCGGCGACCGGCATTGACCTGAAGCAACTGTTGCCCCAGAAGTCCCCCCCACCCGAATCATGACGGTTGCGCAGCAACATCCCTATCAATGGCTGGAACAGGCGCTGGTCACCATCCAGCGGGCGCACTGGCAACGGACGTTGAAACCCATCACTAGCCCGCCGGGACCTGTTGTTACCGTTGGGGAGCAACGAGTTTTGAACTTCGCCAGTAACGATTACTTGGGCTTGGCAGGCGATGAACGGCTAGTGCAAGCGGCGACCCAGGCGATGCAGCGTTATGGCGTGGGGGCGACCGGTTCGCGGCTGCTCAGCGGCCATCGGGATTTGCATCGGGAGTTGGAGCGGACGGTGGCCCAGTGGAAGGGCACGGAAGACGCGCTGGTGTTTAGCAGTGGCTATGCCGCCTGTCTCGGAACGATTGTGGCGCTGGTGGGACGGCCCGATGCCATTTTCCAGGACGCGTACAACCACAGTTGTCTGCAACAGGGGGCCAAGTTGAGCCAAGCCCAGGTGTACGCCTACCGGCACAACGACCTGGCGCATCTCCAGGAACTGCTGCAAACCCATCGCCCCGACCATCGCCGCGCTTTGATTACGACCGAAAGCCTGTTCAGCATGGACGGGGACTGTTGCCCGCTCCCGGAGTTGCTGGACTTGGCAGAGCAGTGGGACTGCATGGTGCTGGTGGATGAAGCCCACGGTAACGGCGTGTTCGGCGAGCAGGGGGCTGGCTGGGTGCAGGCGACGGGGTGTCAAGACCGGCCTTTGGTACAGGTGGGCAACTTCAGCAAGGCGCTGGGGAGCATGGGGGGCTACGTCGCCGGTCATCACTCGTTGATAGCGTATCTACGGCACCGCGCGCCCACCTGGGTCTATAGCACGGGTCTTTCGATTCCCGATACGGCGGCAGCCTTAACCGCCATTGGCATCCTGCAGCAGGAACCCCAGCGGCAAGCCCAGCTCTGGCGGAATATCCACGACCTGCGAA
Coding sequences within:
- a CDS encoding 8-amino-7-oxononanoate synthase encodes the protein MTVAQQHPYQWLEQALVTIQRAHWQRTLKPITSPPGPVVTVGEQRVLNFASNDYLGLAGDERLVQAATQAMQRYGVGATGSRLLSGHRDLHRELERTVAQWKGTEDALVFSSGYAACLGTIVALVGRPDAIFQDAYNHSCLQQGAKLSQAQVYAYRHNDLAHLQELLQTHRPDHRRALITTESLFSMDGDCCPLPELLDLAEQWDCMVLVDEAHGNGVFGEQGAGWVQATGCQDRPLVQVGNFSKALGSMGGYVAGHHSLIAYLRHRAPTWVYSTGLSIPDTAAALTAIGILQQEPQRQAQLWRNIHDLRTRLTQAGLPLLSPVPSPIVCLPLRDTETAAQLEPALLEAGVLAGVVRPPTVPTSRLRLSVTSSHTHDHLAELVSVLCRFSGVYG